Proteins from a single region of Corylus avellana chromosome ca11, CavTom2PMs-1.0:
- the LOC132164973 gene encoding uncharacterized protein LOC132164973, whose amino-acid sequence MGRSGGPIEHHSQMDGVVPLEECHLSVCIPHAFVTNNGKQFDCDSFRKWCSKLQIRNYFSSSEHPQANGQVEATNKTIFKILKKKLGENIPTEVGSGSIRIETFWPESNDEGIRLHLDLLQEKWDEAQVTMAEYQEKEARYFNQKVNHRSFKLGDLVMQKVTNTTKDPAMGKLATNCEGPYKVVRCRRAGAYHLEDGEGKALPRPWNAEHLKKYFV is encoded by the exons atgggcagaagTGGAGGCCCTATTGAACATCACAGCCAAATGGATGGAGTAGTTCCTCTGGAAGAATGTCATCTTTCGGTATGCATTCCACACGCGTTCGTCACAAACAATGGAAAGCAATTTGACTGTGATTCATTTCGAAAATGGTGTTCAAAGCTCCAGATCAGAAACTACTTCTCATCCTCTGAACATCCCCAAGCAAATGGGCAAGTAGAAGCCACCAACAAGaccatatttaaaattttgaaaaaaaaacttggtgaGA ACATCCCAACCGAGGTTGGATCAGGAAGCATCCGTATAGAGACCTTTTGGCCAGAATCCAATGATGAAGGCATCAGGCTACATCTTGACTTGCTGCAGGAAAAATGGGACGAAGCCCAAGTAACCATGGCAGAATACCAAGAGAAGGAGGCTCGGTACTTCAACCAAAAGGTCAACCACCGAAGCTTCAAGCTGGGAGACTTGGTCATGCAAAAAGTCACCAACACCACCAAGGACCCAGCCATGGGAAAACTAGCTACAAATTGTGAAGGACCTTATAAGGTAGTCAGGTGCCGAAGAGCGGGAGCCTACCATCTTGAAGATGGCGAGGGGAAGGCACTCCCGAGGCCATGGAATGCCGAGCATCTGAAGAAATACTTtgtataa